The Solibacillus sp. FSL R7-0668 genome includes the window GCAATAACCTGTTGTACTTGGTCATATATGCCTGATTGAATTACTTCATGACGCGATTCAAATAAGTCTTTTGAATACATCGATTGCATCGGATGACTTAATAAATAGATATACCCTTGCTTGGCAACATCAAAGGAATGGTTCGACGGACAGCTCATTTTACCTTCATCGCTCATTGTCATTTGTTGTTTACACAGTGGGCATGCAAAAATTTCAATTATTTGTTGAAACTGTTGAATACTTTGCGCGCGTTTTGATAATAGACCCATCATCAGATTCTCCTTCTCTTGTTGTTCGCTAGTATCGTACCATAAATGATGTGAAATTAGAAAAACTCCATTCTTGCCACATGCTTGCGAGTTGATAGGTCTTCTTCCGCTAGATCCCCTTAATCACTATAAAAAAGGGAACTAGTGATCACTAGCTCCCTAAAATTATTATTCTATTGATATAATTCATCAATCGTCACAAATTCATAGTTTTCTTGCTTTAAATATTGAATAACGGCGTCTAGTGCATCCGCTGTTTCCTGATGAATATCATGCATTAAAATGACACTTCGATCTTTTGCATGTAATTTTACACTCTCTAATGTTTTAGCAGGTGTTTTATGCTTCCAATCCATTGTGTCGATATTCCATAACACCGAATTGACCTTAATTTCGTTGCGTACATTCTCATCAATCGCTCCATAAGGTGGACGATATGCTGTTGGGTACTGTCCTATTGCCTCAAATATTGCATTGCTTGCACGGTCGATTTCCTCATGCATTTGAGCTGGTGTTAATTTCGTCAAGTTTTTATGACTCCATGTATGACTAGCAATTTCATGTCCTTGTTGCGCCGCTTGTTTTACAATTTCCGGATGTTTTACTACATTTATCCCTAGCACAAAAAATGTTGCCTTCACATCATGCTTTTGCAAAACATTTAAAATTTGTACTGTACTCTTATCGTTAGGACCATCATCGAATGTTAGCGCTATTTGTTTGCGCTGTTCTTGTGGCTGAGGCTCTTCAATCGGTTCCTTTTGATTTTCCTCTTCGGTCTCTTCTGTATTTACCAATAACTCACTCACCGTTATGTATGCTTCACAATCACGAATAACACGGTGAAGTCCACCTTTATCCATATAAAAAGGATGACTCAAGTCCATTTTATTCCATGTTTGTTGTGGTAATTGCTTTACAAATTGTTCATAGCCTTGTTGTTCGTGATACGTCGCGTTCATACCTATATTTTCAGCATTTGTACCAATTGGACTTGCCGGCCATCGAATAATCAGCAAGCTTACCAACCCAACTAAAATACCGATTATTATTATTATTATTTTTTTGCGCATCTTGCTACCCTCCACCCGTCTATTCTACATATATAGACGTATGAAGAACATCAAAAAGTTGATAAAATATAAAAAAATGCTCGAAAAATTTCCGAGCATTTCAAAAGTCATGTATTAGTAGGCTGTCCACCCTGCATCTGCCGTAATGACAACACCATTTACAAAATCTGAATCTTCCGTGGCCAAAAATAGAGCGACACGTGCAATATCTTCTGGCTCCCCCGAACGTGGATTGAATCCAGCGCCTGCCATTGCACGAGCCAAACCATGTTCATTTGCACTTTGGAAACTTGCTCCAATATTTGTATTAACTCCACCAGGGGCTATTGCATTACATTTAATTCCTTTTTCTGCATATTGGAAGGCGGTGTTCTTCGTAAGTCCGACTACCGCATGCTTAGCTGCTGTATAGGCTGCACCAGCACGTGAACCATATAAACCACCTACAGAAGCGATATTAATAATTGTACCTGCACCTTTTTCTAAGAAAATCGGCATCGCTTGACGAATTCCACGCATAACACCTTTAACGTTCACATCAAACACGCGGTCCCATAATTCATCTTTTACATCCCCTACTGGAGAGAAATCATCCATGATGCCTGCATTATTGACTAATATATCAAGTGTACCATAGCTATTTTGAGCTGCTTTAATCAGCTTATGAATGTCTGCTTCAACTGCTACATTGGATACAACAGCCGTTGCCGTACCTCCCAATGCTGTAATTTCTGAAACGGTTGTACCCGCACCCTCTAACGTCAAATCTGAAACAACAACCTTTGCGCCCTCTTTAGCAAATAAGATGGCAATGGCTTTCCCCATACCGGATGCTGCCCCTGTTACAACTGCTACTTTACCTTGTAATCTCATGAAAAAACCTCCCAAACAGAAATTTTTACTACACTCAGTATTTCGACAATTCACTACAAAATCCTCTGCACCATGGATTCTTTTTTTCATTAGGGAACCCAAATTATTCTAAATCGTACACTTTTATGTCTTCTTTATCTATAGCTGTTCCCGTATAGCCAATTCTCCACAAAACATAAAAAAAGCTAAGCAGACACTTCTAATCTACTTAGCTTAATGTTTATACAGTCGATACCTTATTTGCTTTTAACAGAGCACTCTTTGTATTCATCGTGCTTTCTAATGCCACAAATAATGTTTGAATGTCAGGTTCTGAAATGGCTTTCCCCTTGAGCGTACTCGTCCATTTTTTTAGATCCTTCATTTTTAATACTTCTACATTTTCTGACTCAATTTCAATTTGCTGGAACGAACAATCATTTGTGAATAATACGACAGATTGAAATACCTGTTCATCCACTTCTGATAGCTGATCTTGTAGAGCAAACATGAGAAGCTTTGTTTCATGGATTGGATTATTGAATGTACGACTCTTTCCCTTATGTAATAACTCTTTCCATTCATAATCACGCTCACGGCCATTAATCCAACCTGATTTTGCTCTCATATCAATCACATAAATGCCCGACTCATGTAATAATACCGCATCGATTGATTTTTGCTCATCATTCACTGGGATTTGT containing:
- a CDS encoding nuclease-related domain-containing protein, with product MALVLIVVALVIISYFMVNIYRHDNSPFYKLTGYSYLDMLASKKIRKMYKIVDVLNQVNGPHKILVDVQIPVNDEQKSIDAVLLHESGIYVIDMRAKSGWINGRERDYEWKELLHKGKSRTFNNPIHETKLLMFALQDQLSEVDEQVFQSVVLFTNDCSFQQIEIESENVEVLKMKDLKKWTSTLKGKAISEPDIQTLFVALESTMNTKSALLKANKVSTV
- a CDS encoding SDR family oxidoreductase, whose amino-acid sequence is MRLQGKVAVVTGAASGMGKAIAILFAKEGAKVVVSDLTLEGAGTTVSEITALGGTATAVVSNVAVEADIHKLIKAAQNSYGTLDILVNNAGIMDDFSPVGDVKDELWDRVFDVNVKGVMRGIRQAMPIFLEKGAGTIINIASVGGLYGSRAGAAYTAAKHAVVGLTKNTAFQYAEKGIKCNAIAPGGVNTNIGASFQSANEHGLARAMAGAGFNPRSGEPEDIARVALFLATEDSDFVNGVVITADAGWTAY
- a CDS encoding polysaccharide deacetylase family protein, which translates into the protein MRKKIIIIIIGILVGLVSLLIIRWPASPIGTNAENIGMNATYHEQQGYEQFVKQLPQQTWNKMDLSHPFYMDKGGLHRVIRDCEAYITVSELLVNTEETEEENQKEPIEEPQPQEQRKQIALTFDDGPNDKSTVQILNVLQKHDVKATFFVLGINVVKHPEIVKQAAQQGHEIASHTWSHKNLTKLTPAQMHEEIDRASNAIFEAIGQYPTAYRPPYGAIDENVRNEIKVNSVLWNIDTMDWKHKTPAKTLESVKLHAKDRSVILMHDIHQETADALDAVIQYLKQENYEFVTIDELYQ